One Felis catus isolate Fca126 chromosome D1, F.catus_Fca126_mat1.0, whole genome shotgun sequence DNA segment encodes these proteins:
- the IL10RA gene encoding interleukin-10 receptor subunit alpha isoform X1 gives MLPRLVVPLAVLLSLRLCSGAHGTELPSPPSVWFEAEFFSHILHWTPIPNQSESTYYEVELLRYGRDSWESTPSCNQTLVLSCDLTIMTLDLYHDNSYKARVRAMAGNRYSNWTNTNTRFSLDEVTLMVSVKLQVDNGIILGRIQLPRPGIAPTGDTYESIFQHFREYEIKLRKVPGNSTFIKQKINRETFSLSPPGELGEFCVKVKPSVASRVNRGLWSKEECIVLTPQYFTVTNLIIFFTFVLLLCGALAYCLALQLYVRRQRKLPTVLVFGKPHPFNLVLQLSCPEPQDTIHPLDEGAFPKVSPELKNSELHGSTDSGFGSAKSSLQNEGSQFLLPVPHPQAAGTVGKGAPREPENSRSGGSSNSTDSGICLQEPSPSPGTGPHWEQRVRKSSQGQDDSGLGLAQNSEGQPGDVQGVSDLGRVNPPGPEVPGEEDPASVAFRGYLKQTRCTQERATTAGCLEEEPASTDGLGPKFRTCLDAEADWPPLALAKGYLKQDPGTTRPASGTPTGQWSRPTEEWSLLGLTSSRDLGASDCNLAHDLAPLDCMAAPGGLLDRFDSNLVTLPLISSLHSNE, from the exons ATGCTGCCGCGCCTGGTAGTGCCTCTGGCGGTGCTCCTCAGCCTGCGCCTCTGCTCCGGCGCGCACG GAACAGAACTTCCCAGCCCTCCATCTGTGTGGTTTGAAGCAGAATTTTTCTCCCATATCCTCCACTGGACTCCCATCCCGAATCAGTCAGAAAGCACCTACTATGAAGTGGAGCTTCTGAG GTATGGAAGAGACTCCTGGGAGTCCACCCCCAGCTGTAACCAGACCCTGGTGCTGTCCTGTGATCTCACTATTATGACCCTGGACCTGTACCACGACAATAGCTACAAAGCCAGGGTCCGGGCAATGGCTGGAAACCGGTACTCCAACTGGACCAACACCAACACCCGCTTCTCCCTGGATGAAG TGACTCTGATGGTCAGCGTGAAGCTACAGGTGGACAACGGCATCATCCTCGGGCGGATCCAGCTCCCCAGGCCCGGGATCGCCCCTACAGGCGACACTTACGAAAGCATCTTCCAACACTTCCGAGAGTATGAGATTAAGCTGCGCAAGGTGCCGGGGAACTCTACG TTCATAAAGCAGAAGATAAACCGTGAAACCTTCAGCCTCTCACCTCCTGGAGAACTGGGAGAATTCTGTGTCAAGGTGAAGCCATCTGTGGCCTCCCGAGTGAACAGGGGGCTGTGGTCCAAGGAAGAGTGCATTGTGCTTACCCCACAGT ATTTCACCGTGACCAACCTCATCATCTTCTTCACCTTCGTCCTGCTGCTCTGCGGAGCCCTGGCCTACTGCCTGGCCCTCCAGCTGTACGTGCGACGCCAGAGGAAGCTGCCTACCGTCCTG GTCTTCGGGAAGCCCCATCCGTTCAACTTGGTCCTCCAGCTCTCCTGCCCAGAGCCCCAGGACACCATCCATCCCCTTGACGAGGGGGCCTTCCCCAAAGTGTCCCCGGAGCTGAAGAACTCGGAACTGCATGGCAGCACGGACAGCGGCTTTGGCAGTGCGAAGTCATCCCTGCAGAATGAGGGGTCCCAGTTCCTCCTGccggtcccccacccccaggcggCAGGGACTGTGGGAAAGGGGGCGCCCCGAGAGCCGGAGAACAGCCGCAGCGGGGGCAGCAGCAACAGCACAGACAGCGGGATCTGCTTGCAGGAGCCCAGCCCGAGTCCTGGCACCGGACCCCACTGGGAGCAGCGGGTGAGGAAGAGCAGCCAGGGCCAGGACGACAGCGGCCTCGGTCTAGCCCAAAACTCAGAAGGGCAGCCTGGGGATGTGCAGGGGGTCTCAGACTTGGGCCGTGTCAATCCCCCAGGGCCTGAGGTGCCTGGGGAGGAAGACCCAGCCTCAGTGGCATTCCGGGGCTACCTAAAGCAGACCAGATGCACACAGGAGAGAGCAACCACGGcaggctgcctggaggaagaGCCTGCCTCGACAGATGGCCTCGGCCCCAAGTTCAGGACATGCCTGGATGCCGAGGCTGACTGGCCCCCGCTGGCCCTGGCCAAGGGCTATTTGAAACAGGACCCAGGAACGACTCGCCCTGCATCAGGGACCCCAACCGGACAGTGGAGTCGGCCAACTGAGGAGTGGTCACTTCTGGGTTTGACCAGCTCCAGGGACCTAGGAGCATCTGACTGCAACTTGGCCCATGACCTGGCCCCTCTGGACTGTATGGCAGCCCCAGGTGGTCTCCTGGACCGATTTGACTCAAACCTGGTCACTCTGCCTCTGATCTCCAGCCTGCACTCGAATGAGTGA
- the IL10RA gene encoding interleukin-10 receptor subunit alpha isoform X2, which translates to MLPRLVVPLAVLLSLRLCSGAHELPSPPSVWFEAEFFSHILHWTPIPNQSESTYYEVELLRYGRDSWESTPSCNQTLVLSCDLTIMTLDLYHDNSYKARVRAMAGNRYSNWTNTNTRFSLDEVTLMVSVKLQVDNGIILGRIQLPRPGIAPTGDTYESIFQHFREYEIKLRKVPGNSTFIKQKINRETFSLSPPGELGEFCVKVKPSVASRVNRGLWSKEECIVLTPQYFTVTNLIIFFTFVLLLCGALAYCLALQLYVRRQRKLPTVLVFGKPHPFNLVLQLSCPEPQDTIHPLDEGAFPKVSPELKNSELHGSTDSGFGSAKSSLQNEGSQFLLPVPHPQAAGTVGKGAPREPENSRSGGSSNSTDSGICLQEPSPSPGTGPHWEQRVRKSSQGQDDSGLGLAQNSEGQPGDVQGVSDLGRVNPPGPEVPGEEDPASVAFRGYLKQTRCTQERATTAGCLEEEPASTDGLGPKFRTCLDAEADWPPLALAKGYLKQDPGTTRPASGTPTGQWSRPTEEWSLLGLTSSRDLGASDCNLAHDLAPLDCMAAPGGLLDRFDSNLVTLPLISSLHSNE; encoded by the exons ATGCTGCCGCGCCTGGTAGTGCCTCTGGCGGTGCTCCTCAGCCTGCGCCTCTGCTCCGGCGCGCACG AACTTCCCAGCCCTCCATCTGTGTGGTTTGAAGCAGAATTTTTCTCCCATATCCTCCACTGGACTCCCATCCCGAATCAGTCAGAAAGCACCTACTATGAAGTGGAGCTTCTGAG GTATGGAAGAGACTCCTGGGAGTCCACCCCCAGCTGTAACCAGACCCTGGTGCTGTCCTGTGATCTCACTATTATGACCCTGGACCTGTACCACGACAATAGCTACAAAGCCAGGGTCCGGGCAATGGCTGGAAACCGGTACTCCAACTGGACCAACACCAACACCCGCTTCTCCCTGGATGAAG TGACTCTGATGGTCAGCGTGAAGCTACAGGTGGACAACGGCATCATCCTCGGGCGGATCCAGCTCCCCAGGCCCGGGATCGCCCCTACAGGCGACACTTACGAAAGCATCTTCCAACACTTCCGAGAGTATGAGATTAAGCTGCGCAAGGTGCCGGGGAACTCTACG TTCATAAAGCAGAAGATAAACCGTGAAACCTTCAGCCTCTCACCTCCTGGAGAACTGGGAGAATTCTGTGTCAAGGTGAAGCCATCTGTGGCCTCCCGAGTGAACAGGGGGCTGTGGTCCAAGGAAGAGTGCATTGTGCTTACCCCACAGT ATTTCACCGTGACCAACCTCATCATCTTCTTCACCTTCGTCCTGCTGCTCTGCGGAGCCCTGGCCTACTGCCTGGCCCTCCAGCTGTACGTGCGACGCCAGAGGAAGCTGCCTACCGTCCTG GTCTTCGGGAAGCCCCATCCGTTCAACTTGGTCCTCCAGCTCTCCTGCCCAGAGCCCCAGGACACCATCCATCCCCTTGACGAGGGGGCCTTCCCCAAAGTGTCCCCGGAGCTGAAGAACTCGGAACTGCATGGCAGCACGGACAGCGGCTTTGGCAGTGCGAAGTCATCCCTGCAGAATGAGGGGTCCCAGTTCCTCCTGccggtcccccacccccaggcggCAGGGACTGTGGGAAAGGGGGCGCCCCGAGAGCCGGAGAACAGCCGCAGCGGGGGCAGCAGCAACAGCACAGACAGCGGGATCTGCTTGCAGGAGCCCAGCCCGAGTCCTGGCACCGGACCCCACTGGGAGCAGCGGGTGAGGAAGAGCAGCCAGGGCCAGGACGACAGCGGCCTCGGTCTAGCCCAAAACTCAGAAGGGCAGCCTGGGGATGTGCAGGGGGTCTCAGACTTGGGCCGTGTCAATCCCCCAGGGCCTGAGGTGCCTGGGGAGGAAGACCCAGCCTCAGTGGCATTCCGGGGCTACCTAAAGCAGACCAGATGCACACAGGAGAGAGCAACCACGGcaggctgcctggaggaagaGCCTGCCTCGACAGATGGCCTCGGCCCCAAGTTCAGGACATGCCTGGATGCCGAGGCTGACTGGCCCCCGCTGGCCCTGGCCAAGGGCTATTTGAAACAGGACCCAGGAACGACTCGCCCTGCATCAGGGACCCCAACCGGACAGTGGAGTCGGCCAACTGAGGAGTGGTCACTTCTGGGTTTGACCAGCTCCAGGGACCTAGGAGCATCTGACTGCAACTTGGCCCATGACCTGGCCCCTCTGGACTGTATGGCAGCCCCAGGTGGTCTCCTGGACCGATTTGACTCAAACCTGGTCACTCTGCCTCTGATCTCCAGCCTGCACTCGAATGAGTGA